In Microcoleus sp. bin38.metabat.b11b12b14.051, a single genomic region encodes these proteins:
- a CDS encoding PAS domain S-box protein, whose product MPLPRFAFQTSQQPTKIPLRGLLVACFVVQIVAAVGIVGYLSFRNGERAVEELAQKLMAQTGKRVEEKLSVFLENAHWVNQLNAEAIDRRELNLELEGRQIRGEKFLWQQMRSFKSIQWISLGSARSGAYLGIWHNRKNNSLQIVAANKSTNSHNIYYATDNRGTRTGKLNAEAGTYDARLRPWYKEAVAANKPIWTSIYRGFTPGTVFIAASQPIRDRNGKLLGVCAVDFSLSEIEQYLQRLNFSNTGQIFAIERSGLLVASSSQESPFRKMPRKQEVQRLNVLDSQSPVIRTAANYVYEQFGGFGQIHQRQQLKFSRDGKAYFLEVLPFSDSYGLNWLIAIAVPESDFMGQINQNTRTTILLCVGALLLSTIAGVVTARWVTLPLLRLKVAAKDIATGEFDRAVAVSRLDEVGDLAESFNEMAAQLKKSFEALASSEEKFAKLLESLPVGVTALTPTGSTIFMNSVGEELAGKGAMPNTTATELSETYQLYVAGTDRLYPMEDSPFARAAKGETMLVEDMEIRPGGKIISLQVRSMPVFDAEGNVLYVIIVFQDITDRKHAEQILADYNRTLEIKVASRTTELAQINARLELEIEERKQATKIIRASRDFNLKIIENSPIFFVAIDCEGKILRANDCMLQAVGYSAAEVIGKDYLATFVPEGDRAGLHSIFKGVKASLQTVNEHRILTKCDRTLLVEWHGTPVLDENGNFDFMFGFGIDIGQRKQAELALEKSEALFHKLAITVPGELYIFVQHLDGSVNMEYISPLCREIQELEPEAIQNNSALLYEQMHPDDRLNHSEAIVKSATELEPFAHEWRIVTASGQLKWLQGYARPEKRENGDIVWHGVILDISDRKQAEQELKQAALAAEAANKTKTIFLANMSHELRTPLNAILGFAQLMEPSDNLTLQEKENIKIIRRSGEHLLQLINQILDLSKIEAGRMTLNVKNFDLYRLLGDVQNMLQLPAQNKGLSLIINCSSDVPQYIQTDEVKLRQVLINLLDNAFKFTEKGGITLTVRQKTEEKVGQATNEFIKSNRKNINIWFEIADTGMGISTEELGSIFELFVQTSSGKKIQKGTGLGLSISRDFIKLMGGDITAESEVGRGTVLKFDIQVMTAVSLVPAVETYVEVKDLWENSTIATEKISDNAEIFTFDSKPNFSPEWTSNLKQATHQAEFDLMAKIIDEIRSDNHVFADVLMNHLYNFDYKKILDLIASIEREIAPND is encoded by the coding sequence ATGCCGTTGCCCCGATTCGCCTTTCAAACTTCCCAACAGCCAACTAAAATACCCCTGCGCGGCCTTCTAGTAGCCTGTTTTGTGGTGCAAATCGTCGCAGCAGTCGGGATTGTCGGATATCTTTCTTTTCGTAACGGAGAAAGAGCAGTCGAAGAGCTAGCCCAGAAATTGATGGCCCAGACGGGGAAGAGAGTTGAAGAAAAGCTGAGTGTTTTTTTGGAAAATGCCCACTGGGTAAATCAACTTAATGCAGAGGCGATCGACCGCAGGGAATTAAACTTAGAGTTAGAAGGGCGCCAAATTCGGGGAGAGAAGTTCCTGTGGCAGCAAATGCGATCGTTTAAAAGCATTCAGTGGATTTCCCTCGGTTCTGCAAGATCGGGAGCATATCTCGGCATTTGGCACAACCGGAAAAACAACAGCTTGCAAATTGTCGCCGCTAACAAGTCTACCAACTCTCACAACATTTACTACGCTACAGACAACAGAGGCACTCGCACGGGCAAATTAAACGCAGAAGCGGGAACCTACGATGCCCGCCTCCGCCCTTGGTACAAAGAAGCTGTCGCAGCTAACAAACCGATTTGGACGAGCATTTATCGGGGTTTTACTCCCGGGACTGTGTTTATTGCCGCCAGCCAACCGATTCGCGATCGCAACGGTAAATTGCTGGGAGTTTGTGCCGTAGATTTTTCACTCTCGGAGATCGAGCAATATCTCCAGCGCCTTAATTTTAGCAATACCGGACAAATTTTTGCGATCGAACGATCGGGCTTGCTGGTTGCCAGTTCCAGTCAAGAATCACCCTTTAGAAAGATGCCCCGAAAGCAGGAAGTGCAACGGCTGAATGTTTTAGACAGCCAAAGTCCGGTGATTCGCACCGCAGCTAACTATGTCTACGAACAGTTTGGAGGCTTTGGTCAGATTCACCAGCGACAGCAACTGAAATTTAGCCGGGATGGGAAAGCATATTTTTTAGAGGTGCTGCCATTTTCTGATAGTTACGGTTTGAACTGGCTGATCGCGATCGCCGTTCCCGAATCCGATTTCATGGGGCAAATTAATCAAAATACCCGCACTACAATTTTACTTTGTGTCGGGGCGCTGCTGCTATCGACAATTGCCGGAGTGGTGACAGCCCGGTGGGTGACTCTGCCGCTGCTGCGGCTCAAAGTCGCAGCTAAAGATATCGCCACAGGAGAATTCGATCGCGCTGTTGCTGTCAGCAGGCTGGATGAAGTCGGTGACTTAGCCGAGTCTTTTAATGAAATGGCCGCTCAATTGAAAAAGTCTTTTGAAGCTTTGGCGTCTAGTGAAGAAAAATTTGCCAAGCTGTTAGAAAGCTTGCCGGTTGGAGTCACAGCCCTGACTCCGACGGGTAGCACTATTTTTATGAATTCAGTGGGAGAAGAGCTGGCGGGTAAAGGGGCGATGCCAAATACAACCGCAACAGAACTCTCAGAAACTTATCAGCTTTATGTAGCAGGAACCGATCGGCTGTACCCGATGGAGGATTCCCCGTTTGCACGGGCTGCGAAGGGTGAAACAATGCTCGTTGAAGATATGGAAATTCGCCCAGGTGGGAAAATTATCTCTTTGCAAGTGCGATCGATGCCGGTGTTTGACGCTGAGGGCAATGTCCTTTATGTGATTATTGTTTTTCAAGATATCACCGATCGCAAACACGCAGAGCAAATATTGGCTGACTACAACCGGACTCTGGAAATTAAAGTAGCCTCGCGCACCACCGAGTTAGCCCAAATCAATGCCCGCTTGGAACTCGAAATTGAGGAGCGCAAGCAAGCTACCAAAATTATCCGCGCATCGCGGGACTTTAATTTAAAGATTATCGAAAATTCTCCGATCTTTTTTGTGGCGATCGACTGTGAGGGTAAAATCCTGCGGGCGAATGACTGTATGCTGCAAGCTGTGGGCTATAGTGCCGCAGAAGTTATCGGCAAAGATTATTTAGCTACATTTGTACCCGAGGGCGATCGAGCCGGATTGCACTCGATTTTTAAAGGTGTCAAAGCCAGCCTGCAAACGGTTAACGAGCACCGGATTCTCACAAAGTGCGATCGCACTTTGTTAGTCGAGTGGCACGGTACGCCGGTTTTGGATGAAAATGGCAATTTTGACTTTATGTTTGGATTTGGGATTGATATCGGGCAACGGAAACAAGCCGAATTAGCCTTGGAAAAAAGCGAAGCTCTGTTTCACAAATTAGCGATCACGGTTCCCGGAGAACTTTACATATTCGTGCAGCATCTCGACGGCTCAGTCAATATGGAATATATCAGTCCTCTGTGCCGAGAAATTCAAGAATTAGAGCCGGAGGCAATCCAAAACAACTCTGCTTTACTCTACGAACAAATGCACCCGGACGATCGCCTCAACCACTCAGAGGCAATTGTCAAAAGTGCGACTGAGCTTGAACCATTTGCCCACGAATGGCGGATTGTGACAGCATCGGGACAACTCAAATGGCTGCAAGGCTATGCTCGACCGGAAAAGCGGGAAAATGGAGATATCGTCTGGCACGGCGTAATACTTGATATTAGCGATCGCAAACAAGCAGAACAAGAACTCAAACAAGCCGCATTAGCAGCAGAAGCCGCCAACAAAACTAAAACCATATTTCTCGCCAACATGAGCCACGAATTGCGAACCCCCCTCAACGCCATTCTCGGCTTCGCTCAATTAATGGAACCCAGCGATAATTTAACTTTGCAGGAAAAAGAAAATATCAAAATTATTCGTCGCAGCGGAGAGCACCTGCTGCAACTGATCAATCAAATCTTAGACTTATCTAAAATCGAAGCGGGGCGCATGACACTCAACGTCAAAAACTTTGACTTGTACCGCTTGCTGGGCGACGTGCAAAATATGTTGCAACTCCCCGCGCAAAATAAAGGATTATCATTAATTATCAACTGCTCCTCCGATGTTCCCCAATATATCCAAACTGATGAAGTTAAGTTGCGACAAGTGCTGATTAATCTTTTAGATAATGCCTTTAAATTTACCGAAAAAGGAGGAATTACATTAACAGTACGACAGAAAACAGAAGAAAAAGTTGGGCAAGCAACAAACGAATTTATAAAATCAAATAGAAAAAATATAAATATTTGGTTTGAGATTGCAGATACAGGAATGGGTATATCAACCGAAGAATTAGGCAGTATATTTGAATTATTTGTGCAAACTTCATCGGGCAAGAAAATTCAGAAAGGTACGGGATTAGGATTAAGTATCAGCCGCGATTTTATCAAATTAATGGGCGGCGATATTACCGCAGAGAGCGAAGTTGGACGCGGCACAGTATTAAAATTTGATATTCAAGTTATGACAGCAGTCAGCTTAGTTCCAGCGGTAGAAACATATGTTGAGGTAAAGGATTTATGGGAGAATTCAACTATCGCCACCGAAAAAATATCGGATAATGCTGAAATATTTACATTTGACTCAAAACCGAACTTTTCCCCAGAATGGACGAGCAATCTTAAACAAGCCACCCATCAGGCTGAATTCGACTTGATGGCTAAAATAATTGATGAAATCCGCAGCGATAATCATGTTTTTGCAGACGTTCTAATGAATCATTTATATAATTTTGATTACAAAAAGATTCTCGATTTGATTGCATCAATTGAGCGGGAGATTGCACCTAATGACTGA